Proteins from a genomic interval of Hydrogenophaga sp. PAMC20947:
- a CDS encoding MBL fold metallo-hydrolase, whose amino-acid sequence MTVSIRFLGAAGTVTGSKYLVEHDGQSLLIDCGLFQGYKQLRLRNRDPLPVLPNNIGAVLLTHAHLDHSGYLPLLAKEGFRGTVWATPATRDLAQILLPDSGHIQEADADFANRHGFSKHAPALPLYTEDDAMRSLKLIRTVPMDQTFEPLPGWQARFYGAGHILGAASILLAVGGRRILFSGDLGRPDDVLMLAPEKPPAADTVVCESTYGDREHPDEDVFAELGPALKRCAARGGTAVVPAFAVGRAQALLHAIAQLKSQDDLPHSLPIYLDSPMAINSTGLFARHIGEHRLNATQCHAMEAVAKMTRTTDESKAIALQHGPKVILSASGMATGGRVLHHLAKYLGDHRNMVILSGYQAPGTRGASLAAGATHLRMHGQDLTVRAEIVQLTAASAHADASQLIDWLRSLSAPPQRVFVTHGDPAASDALRQRIEHELKWSALVPEHGSTWRV is encoded by the coding sequence ATGACTGTATCCATTCGCTTTCTCGGGGCCGCAGGCACGGTCACCGGCTCCAAATACCTGGTTGAACACGACGGCCAGAGCCTGTTGATCGACTGTGGCCTCTTCCAGGGTTACAAGCAGTTGCGGCTGCGCAACCGCGACCCCTTGCCGGTGTTGCCCAACAACATTGGCGCAGTCCTGCTGACCCATGCCCACCTGGACCACAGTGGCTACCTGCCGCTGCTGGCCAAAGAAGGCTTCCGGGGCACGGTCTGGGCAACGCCTGCCACGCGGGATCTTGCCCAAATTTTGCTGCCCGACAGCGGCCATATCCAGGAAGCCGATGCCGATTTCGCCAATCGCCATGGTTTCTCGAAGCATGCGCCGGCGTTGCCCCTCTACACCGAAGACGACGCCATGCGCAGCCTCAAGCTGATCCGCACGGTGCCCATGGACCAGACCTTCGAACCGTTGCCCGGCTGGCAAGCCCGCTTCTATGGTGCAGGTCATATCCTGGGGGCAGCCAGCATCTTGCTGGCGGTCGGCGGGCGCCGCATCCTGTTCTCCGGTGACCTTGGTCGACCCGATGACGTGCTGATGCTGGCCCCCGAAAAACCACCAGCCGCCGACACCGTGGTTTGTGAGTCGACTTATGGCGACCGAGAACACCCCGACGAAGATGTGTTCGCGGAACTCGGCCCCGCCTTGAAACGCTGCGCCGCACGCGGCGGTACAGCGGTGGTCCCCGCGTTCGCGGTAGGCCGTGCCCAGGCCCTCCTGCACGCCATCGCCCAACTCAAGTCCCAGGACGATTTACCCCACAGCCTGCCGATTTACCTGGACAGCCCCATGGCCATCAACAGCACCGGGCTGTTTGCCAGGCACATCGGTGAGCACCGGCTCAACGCCACGCAATGCCATGCCATGGAGGCGGTGGCCAAAATGACCCGCACCACCGACGAGTCCAAAGCCATCGCCCTGCAACACGGACCCAAAGTCATTCTCTCGGCCAGCGGCATGGCCACGGGCGGGCGTGTGCTGCACCACCTCGCCAAATACCTGGGCGACCACCGCAACATGGTGATCCTCAGTGGCTACCAGGCCCCAGGCACCCGAGGCGCATCCCTGGCCGCTGGCGCCACCCATCTGCGCATGCACGGCCAGGATCTCACCGTTCGTGCCGAGATCGTTCAGCTGACAGCAGCCTCCGCACACGCCGATGCCAGCCAGCTCATCGACTGGTTGCGCAGCCTGTCCGCGCCACCCCAGCGTGTATTTGTCACCCACGGCGACCCTGCGGCCTCAGACGCACTGCGCCAGCGCATTGAGCACGAGCTGAAATGGAGCGCACTGGTGCCCGAACACGGCAGCACCTGGAGGGTATGA
- a CDS encoding lytic murein transglycosylase, with the protein MFVLKLTLRLTLATLALPALAQTTSPEFARCLDGLQGDASKAGVTSSTYQKLTQGLTPDMSVIEKLDYQPEFRSAIWDYLSGLVDEERVQEGQAMLVRHAETLKQVEQRFGVDPATVVAVWGVESNFGQTFGKYPLLQSLGTLSCFGRRQDYFRTELYAALRILQKGDIAPERLVGSWAGAFGHTQFMPSTFERLAVDFDGDGRADLMDNASDALASTANFLKKAGWRTGQPWGLEVRLPTGFNAAGEGRRSKRSINEWKARGVQSVDGSPLPDDAGQAGLLTPAGPNGPAFLVFRNFDAIYSYNAAESYGLAIAHLSDRLRGAGPFVTPWPTDDPGISRVERRELQGLLILRGHDIGEVDGMLGERSRAAIKIEQEQAGHEATGRGGLKILNTLRGG; encoded by the coding sequence ATGTTCGTTTTAAAACTCACCCTGCGTCTGACCCTGGCGACCCTTGCCCTGCCGGCCCTCGCCCAGACGACCTCACCCGAATTTGCCCGCTGCCTCGACGGCCTGCAGGGTGACGCCAGCAAAGCCGGAGTGACCTCGTCAACCTACCAAAAGCTCACCCAGGGACTCACACCCGACATGAGCGTGATCGAAAAGCTCGATTACCAGCCTGAATTCCGCTCGGCCATCTGGGACTACCTCAGTGGGCTGGTGGATGAAGAGCGGGTGCAGGAGGGACAAGCGATGCTGGTCCGCCATGCCGAAACCCTGAAGCAAGTGGAGCAACGTTTCGGCGTCGATCCGGCCACGGTGGTCGCCGTGTGGGGCGTGGAAAGCAACTTTGGTCAAACATTTGGCAAATACCCGCTGCTGCAATCGCTGGGCACCCTGTCGTGTTTTGGCCGCCGCCAGGATTACTTTCGCACCGAGCTCTATGCCGCCCTGCGCATTCTGCAAAAGGGCGACATCGCGCCCGAGCGCCTGGTGGGTTCCTGGGCGGGCGCTTTTGGCCACACCCAGTTCATGCCCAGCACCTTCGAGCGATTGGCCGTTGACTTTGACGGCGACGGGCGCGCCGACCTGATGGACAACGCCTCGGACGCCCTGGCCTCCACGGCAAACTTCCTCAAGAAGGCGGGCTGGCGCACGGGGCAGCCCTGGGGCCTTGAGGTCCGGCTGCCGACCGGATTCAACGCGGCCGGAGAAGGCCGTCGCAGCAAACGCAGCATCAACGAATGGAAGGCCCGAGGCGTTCAATCGGTAGACGGTTCGCCCCTGCCCGACGACGCCGGCCAGGCCGGGCTGCTGACCCCCGCCGGCCCCAACGGCCCAGCTTTTCTGGTGTTCCGCAACTTCGATGCCATTTACAGCTACAACGCCGCTGAAAGCTATGGCCTCGCGATTGCCCATCTAAGCGACCGCCTGCGTGGCGCAGGCCCATTTGTGACACCCTGGCCCACCGACGACCCAGGCATCTCCCGCGTCGAGCGCCGCGAATTGCAGGGCCTGCTGATCTTGCGCGGCCACGACATCGGCGAGGTGGACGGCATGCTGGGCGAACGCAGTCGGGCCGCCATCAAGATCGAACAGGAACAGGCAGGCCATGAAGCCACGGGCCGCGGGGGGCTGAAAATTCTCAACACCCTGCGGGGCGGTTGA
- a CDS encoding PAS domain S-box protein, whose protein sequence is MLDSRPLDDPSEIRRFQSSARTRSLKSVLLFIAALMAPLTAVDIWMAPPGDSRAVISMSMTLLALWSYLMLKRKRSDLMRLPLVVGILFLGSWAMYSYGSVRASSSFSLIASVVLAGSFLSLRYVAVTLLASMGILGALTWAEASGRMGPPSFVADVRYWMMASVILAVVGALLYYVRGATDEAHVRRLNQMEDRLRLEFERDQSLRRFGRIFRLNPTALLIQLASTQTVLEVNPAFERSLGYEAERIVGRPAGSLWATDLHWREHLRVLFEKGSTGWQQVLWLRANGQAIDVWVYSELSEDHSGMLITTTVAERLPGGAETAGTLEAAV, encoded by the coding sequence GTGCTTGATTCCCGCCCGCTGGATGATCCCTCGGAGATTCGGCGCTTTCAGAGCAGCGCCCGCACCCGCAGCCTGAAGTCTGTGCTGCTGTTCATTGCAGCGTTGATGGCTCCCCTCACGGCGGTGGATATCTGGATGGCGCCCCCCGGGGATTCCAGGGCCGTCATTTCGATGTCAATGACGTTGCTTGCGCTGTGGTCCTACCTCATGCTCAAGCGCAAACGCAGCGATCTGATGCGTTTGCCGCTGGTGGTGGGCATACTGTTTCTGGGCAGCTGGGCCATGTACAGCTATGGATCGGTCCGCGCCTCGTCTTCTTTTTCCTTGATCGCATCCGTGGTGCTGGCTGGCTCTTTTTTGAGCTTGCGGTATGTGGCCGTGACCTTGTTGGCCAGCATGGGGATTCTGGGCGCATTGACCTGGGCCGAAGCCAGTGGGCGAATGGGCCCGCCGTCGTTCGTGGCCGACGTTCGCTACTGGATGATGGCCAGCGTCATCCTGGCGGTGGTGGGCGCGTTGTTGTATTACGTGCGCGGAGCCACCGATGAGGCCCATGTCCGGCGCCTCAACCAGATGGAGGATCGCCTGCGACTGGAGTTCGAGCGCGACCAGTCATTGCGGCGGTTTGGACGCATTTTTCGGCTCAATCCCACGGCATTGCTGATTCAGTTGGCCAGCACCCAGACTGTGCTGGAGGTGAACCCCGCCTTTGAGCGCAGCCTGGGCTATGAAGCAGAGCGCATCGTAGGCCGGCCAGCCGGATCGCTGTGGGCCACCGATCTGCATTGGCGCGAACATCTTCGGGTGTTGTTTGAAAAAGGGTCCACAGGCTGGCAGCAAGTCCTGTGGCTGCGGGCCAACGGCCAAGCAATTGATGTCTGGGTTTACAGCGAATTGAGCGAGGACCACAGTGGCATGTTGATCACCACCACCGTGGCGGAGCGGCTCCCCGGAGGTGCGGAGACGGCAGGGACCCTTGAGGCCGCGGTTTGA
- a CDS encoding PAS domain-containing protein, with the protein MAAREGLARSLALLVVALTMVLFVSERLMGLPLDADSLLGLGLGAIALLSWGLLRRQHYEGVAWLLVASLLTQASASAYFFGSVRTVNIWLIVVAQIGVGIFLSRRSLVWTTLGVILLIGLLTWADAQGLLKARIGFDVGLRTWMMQVACLLGVAAMVYLNRIQMRTAQQQQLQEANQRLQAQLERDHGMERFSRIFFSSPTPIFVQSARTGHILDVNQAFEQVTGYSREAVLNRRDAFLWLQDASHEAFVQNRRSQWRTGWQPITGLCANGQELPLMICSERDEDPDDSLVITVLRLRGEEQDSA; encoded by the coding sequence GTGGCCGCCCGTGAAGGGTTGGCACGCTCGCTGGCGCTGTTGGTGGTTGCCTTGACGATGGTGCTGTTCGTCTCTGAGCGTCTGATGGGCCTGCCCTTGGACGCCGACAGCTTGCTGGGTCTGGGTCTGGGCGCGATTGCCTTGCTCAGCTGGGGGTTGCTCAGGCGGCAGCACTACGAAGGCGTGGCCTGGTTGCTGGTGGCCAGCTTGCTCACGCAAGCCTCGGCGTCGGCGTATTTTTTTGGCTCGGTGCGGACAGTGAATATCTGGCTCATCGTGGTCGCACAGATCGGAGTCGGCATTTTTCTGAGCCGCCGTTCCTTGGTGTGGACCACCCTCGGTGTGATCCTGCTGATCGGGCTGCTGACGTGGGCGGACGCGCAGGGGTTGCTCAAAGCGCGGATCGGTTTTGACGTGGGGTTGCGCACCTGGATGATGCAGGTGGCCTGTCTGCTGGGGGTTGCTGCCATGGTGTACCTCAACCGGATCCAGATGCGCACGGCGCAGCAACAGCAATTGCAGGAAGCCAACCAGCGTTTGCAGGCCCAGCTTGAGCGGGACCATGGCATGGAGCGGTTTTCCCGCATCTTTTTCTCCAGCCCCACCCCGATTTTTGTGCAATCGGCGCGCACCGGTCACATCTTGGACGTGAACCAGGCCTTTGAGCAAGTCACAGGCTATTCGCGCGAGGCGGTGTTGAACCGGCGCGATGCGTTCCTGTGGTTGCAGGATGCCAGCCACGAAGCCTTTGTGCAGAACCGGCGCAGCCAGTGGCGAACCGGCTGGCAGCCGATCACCGGCCTGTGTGCCAACGGCCAAGAACTGCCACTGATGATCTGCAGCGAACGGGACGAAGACCCGGACGACAGTCTGGTCATCACGGTCTTGCGCTTGCGGGGCGAGGAGCAGGACAGTGCTTGA
- a CDS encoding heavy metal-binding domain-containing protein, which translates to MGWFSKSTDFFLSTTTPPGIALDQYLGVVNGEAIIGANIFRDMFSSVRDVVGGRAGGYERALAGARDAALEELIDAARELGANGVIGMDFDYEVLGETNGMMMVAVSGTAIKLP; encoded by the coding sequence ATGGGCTGGTTCTCCAAGAGCACCGACTTTTTCCTGAGCACGACCACCCCCCCCGGTATAGCGCTGGACCAGTATCTCGGCGTGGTCAATGGCGAGGCGATCATCGGGGCGAATATTTTTCGCGACATGTTTTCGTCGGTGCGGGATGTGGTCGGCGGACGGGCTGGTGGCTACGAGCGCGCGCTGGCGGGGGCACGCGATGCGGCCCTGGAAGAGCTCATTGATGCGGCCCGGGAGCTGGGCGCCAATGGCGTGATCGGCATGGATTTTGACTACGAAGTGCTGGGTGAGACCAACGGCATGATGATGGTCGCAGTCAGCGGCACGGCGATCAAACTGCCTTGA
- a CDS encoding ABC transporter ATP-binding protein, with translation MLELRHLSKQWDHRPLLSDVNLRIDAGETVALLGASGSGKSTLLKMVAGLEMPESGSVWFDGKDITALPPEQRGFALMFQDFALFPHLDVLHNVAFGLVEQGMRKPVARAQALEMLERFGLGGHAKARVWTLSGGEQQRVALARALITQPRALLLDEPFSALDAQLREQLRVEFCDRIREAGMTAILVTHDETEARAMAQRAWALEAGQLKQLW, from the coding sequence ATGCTTGAATTGCGCCACCTCTCCAAACAATGGGACCACCGCCCGTTGCTCTCAGACGTCAATCTGCGGATTGACGCCGGGGAAACCGTGGCGCTGCTGGGCGCATCGGGCAGTGGCAAAAGCACCTTGCTGAAAATGGTGGCCGGGCTGGAGATGCCGGAATCGGGCAGCGTGTGGTTTGACGGCAAGGACATCACCGCCTTGCCTCCGGAGCAGCGCGGCTTTGCGCTGATGTTTCAGGACTTCGCCTTGTTTCCACACCTCGATGTGCTGCACAACGTGGCCTTCGGGCTGGTTGAGCAAGGCATGCGCAAGCCAGTGGCCCGGGCGCAAGCGCTTGAGATGCTGGAGCGCTTTGGATTGGGTGGGCACGCCAAAGCGCGGGTCTGGACGCTGTCGGGGGGCGAGCAGCAGCGCGTGGCGCTGGCCCGGGCGCTGATCACCCAGCCGCGCGCCCTCTTGCTTGATGAGCCGTTTTCAGCGCTCGACGCCCAGTTGCGCGAGCAGTTGCGGGTCGAGTTCTGTGACCGCATCCGGGAAGCGGGCATGACCGCCATCCTCGTCACCCACGATGAGACCGAAGCCCGGGCCATGGCTCAGCGCGCCTGGGCATTGGAAGCGGGCCAGCTCAAGCAGCTCTGGTAG
- a CDS encoding iron ABC transporter permease, giving the protein MKTPRLTARSLALVPLVFLVVLLAAPVVRLLAEGFGSGDLGTSGPLPWLALWQDDYLRWRVVWSLLQAAVTCVLALLLGLPVAWVLARREFAGRALVLRLLMLPFVVPTLVAALGVLALWGPRGWLGAPLAEAGWRLDETPWLLLYGNLFFNLCLVVRAGVDALEQVSAPRVAAARTLGATPWRAFWRVEWPAIAPWLASALCLVFLYCFSGFGLALILGGQRYATVEVEIYTLVAHELELGQAGVLAVWMLGLTGAVALAYAWLEKRLAAPGRVIPMARQRPTGSAQWFAVWAAVGVLVLVCAAPLLAIGLQAGRALLVGQGLDVLTETETLTALWNTLRFSAMALALATGLGLTHALAVRAFDASGSSQGGALAWRAAAYLPFVVSPVTVAFGLLLLYPSWTASLALLIGAYALLAYPFVAKSLTAALDNLPESYAQAAATLGARPVRVLWRVTLPLVSQALRRGMAFAAATALGEFAVTLFLSRPEWATLTQLIYARLGRPGAANLDAALVLACVLMALALLAFTLIEGPSKKDPAVHA; this is encoded by the coding sequence GTGAAAACGCCACGGTTGACGGCGCGCTCGCTTGCGCTGGTTCCATTGGTCTTCCTGGTGGTGCTGCTGGCGGCGCCGGTGGTGCGCTTGCTGGCCGAGGGTTTTGGGTCGGGCGACTTGGGCACCAGCGGGCCTTTGCCTTGGTTGGCGCTTTGGCAAGATGATTATTTGCGCTGGCGTGTGGTGTGGTCGTTGTTGCAGGCGGCGGTGACTTGCGTGTTGGCCTTGTTGCTGGGGTTGCCTGTGGCCTGGGTGCTGGCGCGGCGGGAATTTGCCGGGCGGGCGCTGGTTTTGCGGTTGTTGATGTTGCCGTTTGTGGTGCCCACGCTCGTGGCGGCATTGGGCGTGTTGGCCTTGTGGGGGCCACGCGGCTGGTTGGGCGCACCCTTGGCCGAGGCCGGCTGGCGGCTGGATGAAACGCCATGGCTGCTGCTCTACGGCAACTTGTTTTTCAATTTGTGCCTGGTGGTGCGTGCGGGTGTGGATGCGCTGGAGCAGGTGAGCGCGCCGCGTGTGGCAGCCGCACGCACCTTGGGCGCTACCCCCTGGCGCGCATTCTGGCGCGTGGAGTGGCCGGCCATTGCGCCTTGGCTGGCGTCGGCTTTGTGCCTCGTGTTTTTGTACTGTTTCTCGGGCTTTGGTCTGGCGCTCATTCTGGGCGGGCAGCGGTACGCGACGGTTGAAGTAGAGATTTACACCTTGGTCGCGCATGAGCTGGAGCTGGGGCAGGCGGGTGTGTTGGCTGTGTGGATGCTCGGGCTCACTGGGGCGGTGGCGCTGGCCTACGCCTGGCTGGAAAAACGCTTGGCGGCCCCCGGACGGGTGATTCCGATGGCGCGCCAAAGACCGACTGGCTCGGCGCAGTGGTTTGCAGTTTGGGCCGCTGTGGGCGTGCTGGTGCTGGTGTGCGCTGCGCCGCTGCTGGCCATCGGGTTGCAGGCTGGCCGTGCGCTTCTGGTCGGACAAGGACTTGATGTTTTGACGGAGACTGAGACGCTGACTGCGTTGTGGAACACATTGCGGTTTTCAGCGATGGCTTTGGCCTTGGCCACAGGCCTGGGGCTCACACACGCGCTGGCTGTGCGAGCCTTTGATGCGTCCGGTAGCTCCCAAGGCGGGGCCTTGGCCTGGCGGGCGGCGGCCTACCTGCCGTTTGTGGTGTCGCCTGTGACGGTGGCGTTCGGACTCTTGTTGCTCTACCCGAGCTGGACCGCTAGCCTGGCCTTGTTGATTGGTGCCTATGCTTTGCTGGCCTATCCGTTTGTGGCCAAATCGCTCACCGCGGCGCTCGACAATTTGCCAGAGAGCTACGCGCAGGCGGCGGCCACGCTGGGTGCGCGACCAGTGCGGGTGTTGTGGCGGGTGACGCTTCCTTTGGTGAGCCAGGCTTTGCGCCGGGGCATGGCCTTTGCGGCGGCCACCGCGCTGGGTGAGTTTGCTGTGACTTTGTTTCTCTCTCGCCCCGAATGGGCCACGCTCACCCAGTTGATCTACGCGCGCCTGGGACGGCCAGGGGCTGCCAATCTGGACGCCGCGCTGGTGCTGGCCTGCGTGCTCATGGCACTGGCGCTGCTGGCCTTCACGCTGATCGAAGGCCCCTCGAAGAAAGACCCTGCCGTCCATGCTTGA
- a CDS encoding thiamine ABC transporter substrate-binding protein — MQRRFLFSALVSASLMCAGMVSAVAQTKPPLRVLAHGSFDLPKPLLAQFEKDAGVKLQIVKAGDAGEMVNKLILTRAQPIADVVFGIDNTLALRAQSAGVLDAYSGAATQRAAATGLPENLVPVDYGYVNLNIDKAWFADKKLALPTSLADLTKPAYAKLLVVQNPATSSPGQAFMLATVAGLGEEAAFDWWKQMRANGVKVVKGWSEAYYTEFSRNGGAYPIVVSYTSSPAAEVFYSKEKITEAPTANLFLKGGVFRQVEGVAMVKGGNPAAREAAGRFIEFLRSAPVQEGLQTTMWVFPAEAGAPRVDVIKQHAAEPSTFDELKAPLTEAQSKAWLQRWTKTVLK; from the coding sequence ATGCAGCGGCGTTTTTTGTTTTCAGCGTTGGTTTCGGCTTCATTGATGTGTGCGGGCATGGTTTCTGCGGTGGCCCAGACCAAACCCCCTTTGCGGGTGCTCGCCCATGGGTCTTTTGACCTGCCCAAGCCGCTGCTGGCGCAGTTTGAGAAAGACGCAGGGGTCAAGCTGCAGATCGTCAAAGCGGGCGATGCCGGCGAGATGGTCAACAAACTCATCCTCACCCGGGCCCAGCCGATCGCCGACGTGGTTTTTGGCATTGACAACACCCTGGCGCTGCGGGCTCAGTCCGCGGGGGTGCTTGATGCTTACAGTGGCGCGGCCACCCAGCGCGCCGCTGCGACCGGCTTGCCCGAGAACCTGGTGCCCGTGGACTACGGGTATGTGAACCTCAACATCGACAAGGCCTGGTTCGCCGACAAGAAGCTGGCCTTGCCCACCTCCCTGGCTGATTTGACCAAGCCCGCCTATGCCAAGCTGCTCGTGGTGCAAAACCCGGCCACGTCGAGCCCGGGCCAGGCCTTCATGCTGGCCACGGTTGCCGGTCTGGGCGAAGAGGCCGCGTTCGATTGGTGGAAGCAGATGCGTGCCAACGGCGTGAAGGTGGTGAAAGGCTGGAGCGAGGCCTACTACACCGAGTTTTCCCGCAACGGCGGCGCCTATCCCATCGTGGTCAGCTACACCAGCAGTCCGGCGGCTGAAGTGTTCTACAGCAAAGAGAAGATCACCGAAGCCCCCACGGCCAACCTGTTCCTCAAAGGCGGCGTTTTTCGCCAGGTGGAGGGCGTGGCCATGGTCAAAGGGGGCAACCCGGCCGCCAGGGAAGCGGCGGGCCGCTTCATTGAATTTCTGCGCTCGGCGCCCGTGCAGGAAGGTTTGCAAACCACCATGTGGGTGTTTCCGGCCGAGGCCGGTGCGCCGCGCGTCGATGTGATCAAACAGCACGCGGCCGAGCCTTCGACCTTTGATGAGCTGAAAGCCCCTTTGACCGAAGCGCAGTCCAAAGCCTGGTTGCAGCGCTGGACCAAGACTGTTTTGAAATGA
- a CDS encoding methyltransferase domain-containing protein translates to MPGYQVKHQTVTIGGWDYAICSLLDNQQYSDPQGTAHDTGMGESGWPLFGQVWPSARVLALAMDSHAIAGKRILEIGAGLALASLVMHRREADVTVTDWHPLTETFLNTNLLANQLPPLPYQPGNWAVDDADGASGLGQFDLIVGSDVLYERQQPEQLARFIDQHALPGAEVIIVDPDRGNRSAFGKAMAALGWNLTMTSAAKTQESGEAYKGRFLTFTRMLR, encoded by the coding sequence ATGCCCGGTTACCAAGTCAAACACCAGACCGTCACGATAGGCGGCTGGGACTACGCCATCTGTTCGCTGCTGGACAACCAGCAATACAGCGACCCGCAAGGCACCGCACACGACACCGGCATGGGTGAGTCTGGCTGGCCGCTGTTTGGACAAGTCTGGCCTTCGGCACGGGTGCTGGCGCTGGCCATGGACAGCCACGCCATCGCAGGCAAACGCATTCTGGAAATTGGCGCCGGCCTGGCGCTGGCCAGCCTGGTGATGCACCGCAGAGAAGCCGATGTGACCGTGACCGACTGGCACCCGCTCACCGAGACATTCCTCAACACCAACCTGCTGGCCAACCAATTGCCCCCCCTGCCCTATCAGCCCGGCAACTGGGCGGTGGACGATGCCGACGGGGCCAGCGGCCTGGGGCAGTTTGATTTGATTGTGGGCAGCGATGTGCTCTACGAGCGCCAGCAGCCCGAACAGCTCGCGCGCTTCATCGACCAGCACGCCTTGCCCGGGGCCGAAGTGATCATCGTCGACCCCGACCGCGGCAACCGCTCGGCTTTTGGCAAAGCCATGGCGGCCCTCGGCTGGAATCTCACGATGACCAGCGCGGCCAAAACACAAGAAAGCGGCGAGGCCTACAAAGGCCGCTTCCTCACGTTCACCCGCATGCTGCGCTGA
- a CDS encoding DHA2 family efflux MFS transporter permease subunit, which produces MSTSATLPSGSAPPERVTIPSTPAPKGPPVFEPLKGGELVLGTIALSLATFMNVLDTSIANVSIPAISGDMGVSPGQGTWVITSFAVANAISVPLTGWLTQRFGQVRLFTMSVLLFVLASWLCGLAPNIGTLIAFRVLQGLVAGPMIPLSQTLLLASYPKAKAGMAMAMWAMTVLVAPVAGPLLGGWITDNFSWPWIFYINIPVGLFAAGLTWSIYKKRDPGPRRVPLDVIGLVLLILFVGSMQIMIDMGKELDWFESGEIIALAVTAVVCFLFFLAWELTDKHPIVDLRLFGQRNFVTGTLSLSIAYGLFFGNVVLLPLWLQQHMGYTATWAGLATAPVGLLAIVLSPWVGKNVSRIDPRKLATVAFLGFGLVLWMRSNFNTQADFTTILIPTVLQGAAMAFFFIPLQAIVFSGLPPERMPSASGLSNFVRITAGAVGTSLFTTLWESRAALHHANLSEAINDGSATAVGTIAQLMASGMSREQALGSINRLINQQAFTMAVTDVFYLSAALFFVLVLLVWMAKPTLGEAADVGGAH; this is translated from the coding sequence ATGTCCACTTCCGCCACGTTGCCCAGCGGCTCAGCCCCTCCCGAGCGGGTGACGATTCCATCGACACCCGCGCCCAAAGGCCCCCCGGTTTTTGAGCCGCTGAAAGGCGGTGAGCTGGTGCTGGGCACCATCGCCTTGTCGCTGGCCACGTTCATGAACGTGCTCGACACCTCGATCGCCAACGTGTCCATCCCGGCCATCTCGGGCGACATGGGTGTGAGCCCGGGGCAGGGCACCTGGGTGATCACTTCGTTTGCGGTCGCCAACGCCATTTCGGTACCGCTCACAGGCTGGCTCACGCAGCGCTTCGGGCAGGTGCGCCTGTTCACCATGAGCGTGTTGTTGTTTGTCCTGGCGTCCTGGCTGTGCGGGCTGGCACCCAACATTGGTACGCTGATCGCGTTTCGGGTGTTGCAAGGCCTGGTGGCCGGGCCCATGATTCCGCTGTCACAGACCCTGCTGTTGGCGAGCTATCCGAAAGCCAAGGCGGGCATGGCCATGGCCATGTGGGCGATGACGGTGCTGGTCGCGCCGGTGGCCGGACCTTTGCTGGGTGGCTGGATCACCGACAACTTCTCGTGGCCCTGGATTTTCTATATCAACATCCCGGTGGGGCTTTTTGCCGCCGGGTTGACCTGGTCGATCTACAAAAAGCGCGACCCGGGTCCACGCCGTGTGCCGCTGGATGTGATCGGCCTGGTACTGCTGATCCTGTTCGTGGGCAGCATGCAGATCATGATCGACATGGGCAAAGAACTGGACTGGTTTGAGTCGGGCGAAATCATCGCCCTGGCCGTGACCGCAGTGGTGTGTTTCCTGTTTTTCCTGGCCTGGGAGCTGACCGACAAACACCCGATCGTGGACCTTCGCCTGTTCGGCCAACGCAACTTCGTGACCGGCACACTGTCTTTGTCGATTGCCTATGGCCTGTTTTTTGGCAACGTGGTGTTGCTGCCGCTGTGGTTGCAGCAGCACATGGGCTACACGGCGACCTGGGCGGGCCTGGCCACCGCGCCAGTGGGGCTGCTGGCCATCGTTCTCTCCCCCTGGGTGGGCAAGAATGTGAGCCGCATCGATCCGCGCAAACTGGCCACGGTGGCCTTTCTGGGCTTTGGTCTGGTGTTGTGGATGCGCTCGAACTTCAATACCCAGGCCGACTTCACCACCATCCTGATCCCCACGGTCTTGCAAGGCGCGGCGATGGCATTTTTCTTTATTCCTTTGCAGGCCATCGTGTTCTCGGGATTGCCGCCAGAACGCATGCCTTCGGCCTCGGGTTTGTCGAATTTCGTGCGCATCACCGCTGGTGCGGTGGGCACTTCGCTGTTCACCACGCTGTGGGAAAGCCGCGCCGCATTGCACCACGCAAATCTGTCCGAAGCCATCAACGATGGCAGCGCCACGGCCGTGGGCACCATCGCGCAGTTGATGGCCAGTGGCATGAGCCGGGAGCAAGCGCTGGGCAGCATCAACCGCCTGATCAACCAGCAAGCTTTCACGATGGCGGTGACCGATGTGTTCTACCTCTCAGCCGCGTTGTTTTTCGTGCTGGTGTTGCTGGTGTGGATGGCCAAGCCCACCCTGGGCGAGGCGGCCGATGTGGGCGGCGCGCACTGA